In Sulfolobales archaeon, the DNA window CCTAGCATCTAAGACCGGAGAGTCTGAGAGGATCGAGCCATTTCTCGGTGTTATGCTTGTATTTGATAAGCTACAGGTTAGAAGCATAGTAACCCCCCTGCCATCGCTAAAACCTACTAGGACTAAGGGTGGAGGCGTGATACCTACAGTATGGGGTAACACTATCTGGGGTCCGAGCTTCACTCCAATAATTTCACGTGAGAATAGAGAAGTTAGAGCTGAGGATGTTCTATATGTAATTAGAAAGTTTAAGAGGCTGGTAAGGGTTAAGGGAAGGCTTATTAAAGTATACTCTGGCATTAGACCCTCAGCGGTAAGTGGAGACTTTTCCATAAGCTATTCTCCACTAACAAAAAGAATCATTAATCTAGTAGGCATAGAATCTCCAGGACTTACAGCAGCCCCCGCTATAGCTCTCATAGTGTCTAAGATGCTTCGAGATGCTGGACTGAAGCTTATGGCTACTAAGAAAGTGCTTCATAGAACTGAGCCGACTCTAAGTACCAGAGTTAAGCTAGCTCTAGATCCCTCAAACATATCAGGCTATGATGGAGTCATTATATGCCCTTGTATGAAGGTTAGCCTAGCAGATGTTACTGAGGCTATAAGAAGAGGAGCATCAACATTGGATGGGATCATGTTCAGGACGAAGCTGGGAATGGGATCATGTCAAGGATTACACTGCGTAGGTAGAGCTATAACTATACTCCAGAAGCTGACCGGAGCGAGCCCGAGAAGTCTTACCAAGAACACCAGCGGATCATGGTTGGTCGAGGAGCTCAGGGTAGATGAAATTGAAAAGTAGAGAGCCAGAGTTTCACATAATAGGAGCCGGGCTTTCAGGACTTTCTCTAGCTAGACATCTTATGGATAGAGGGTTTAATGTTAGGGTTTCAGAGACGAGAGATAGAATTGGAGGTATATCGGTCTTAGACTCCGAGGTTATAGGCCTCATCGAGAAGATAGGCTCGGAGGTTGATGTAAGTCTCCAAGCTACAGCTATTAGGCTGGGGGGTTCAACTGCTATAGTATCTAGCAGAGGTGTTGAGACTGTATCTAGAGGGGTGGTAGCTACAGGGTTTAGAACTGCTACCCCCATAGAGCTGGGTATTGTCGGGGAGAGACCTTCAGGCATATACCCGTTCCATGTAGCATTAGACCTCATAATTTCAGGTCTTTCCCCGGGGAGGATCATAGCAGTCTATGGAGTTAATAGGTATAGCATGCTAATGGCTGAGAAGCTTTCAGAATATGGTAGAAAAGTCTATATTATAGACCCAAGCTCTACTGAAAAGATAATAACAAGAAATCTAGAGGTTGTGAGGGGTAAGGTCAGAGTATTAAAAGGGCCTCATAGACTATCAGAGATTAAACTTGATAGAGGCGTGCTAAAAGCTGACACCCTGATAATATCTATATTTAAGCCTTGGAATCCGTTTACAGAACTCCTTCCAGTAGGGCATGCAGTGCTTGAGGTCTATAACCCTAAAGCCTTATTAGAGGCTAGTAGGCTTCTAGCGGTAAATCTAGGCTGCGAGGATCACACATATAGAAGAGTTAAGGCTGAAGGAGGCGTCCAAGTATTCCCAGAAACTCTTACACCATGTCTTAGAGAGCTGCTGGTGATCAAGTCAGGAGGCGGGAGAATCGAGGTTAACGGTAAAATCTATAGCATAAGTGGAGAGTATTCGATAGTTAGAATATCTGAAGACTCTGGAGATCTAAGGGTGAGAGTGCTGTGAAGTATGGGGTAGTTGATATCGGAGGTACAGGGGTTAAGATCAGTGTCTATAATGATGAATTTAGGAGAGTAGATCATACAAAGATAAGAATCCCAATAAAAACAGCTTCAGGAGATTCTATAGAGCATGATGCTATGAGAATTAGAGAGGCTTTATTCCACGGCTTTAGGTGGCTTAGAGAGCGTGAGGTCAGACTTGCTGGCATAGCCACCTACAGGGCTTCAATACTGGCATGGGATCGAGAGGGAAATCCTCTAACTAATATTATCACATGGATGGACAGGAGAAGTAAGAGTATAATATTAAAACCATTATATAGGATGCTCAGGCATGTACCTCTCCTAAATAGGATACTCAGAGCTGACAGCCCAGCGGTTAGGATAAGATGGCTCCTAGACTCAAATCCTGATATTAGAATGAGAGTTGAGAGGGGAGAGGCTTATGTGGGGACTTTAAGCTCATACATAGCATACTTATTGTCATCAAGGTATATTAATGACGCTTCAAACGAGGCTCTCACGGGCCTAATAAACCCTAGGAGGTTTAAGAGGTTATGGCTAGTCTATGATGTGTTAGGAATACCTAGGTCTATTGATCCTGAGATTATAGATAATATTAGCTATATAGGCTCGGCTGAGGATGTAGATGTGGGTGTTCTCATAGCAGATCAGCAGGCTTCTATAATAGGATCCTCATGTCTTACCACGGAATGCCTTAAAATTACAGGGGGTACAGGGATCTTTGTTGACGCCGTTACCAGAGATCTCATCATGCCGGGAAAGGCTCTCATACCCCTGGTTGTCTATAGGTTTAGAGGGGAGACTCTCTATGCTATAGAGGGCTTCACTCCCTCAGGAGGATCTATTATAGAGTGGCTTGTAGGAGTAGGAATTCTAGGTAGTGTCGAGGATCTAGATAGGGTTATAGATGAGGCTAGAAACAGTGTTGTTTTCATACCATCACTCTCAGCACTAGACTACCCTAGTAGGAGAGGTGAAGCTACAGGCCTCATCTACAAACTCTCACACGATACCTCACGAAGTGATATTGTTAGAGGAGCTCTCGAAGGTATTATCCTAGTAGTGGCAAGCATCATTGATTCTGTGGAGAGAGCTGCTGGGAGGAGAGAGATAATAAGAGCTGATGGAGGGTTAAGTAACAGTATCTCGTATTTAAAGCTTCTAGCATCAGTATGCAACCGTAGAATAGAGAGGATTAGAGGAGTTGACGGGACTGGGAGAGGAGTAGCACTTCTCCTAGCGGTATATGACGGGAGGCTTAAAATAAGAGATTTAGAGAAGTTAAGTGATATAGACTATGTAGCTGAGCCTGGATATCTAGATTTAAAGATTGATACTAGTATGTGGAGGGAGGCTCTGGGTTGGGGTTCGAGGACTTCCTAAGAGACGTCACAGGCTCTCTGGGAGATGATATCATCTTAGCCGATATTGATAGGTACTCGAGAGACTGGTGGCCTCTAGCCATGCTCCTAGATAAGCTTAAAGCTTGGAGTGCTAGACCACTAGCAGTCTTAGCTCCGAGGAGTGTTTATGAGGTCTCGTATATTGTTAAGAAGGCTGGAGAACATGGTATATGTATCATACCACATGGTGGTGGTTCCAGTGTTACTGGAGCCTCAGCTCCTAGAAGTGAATGTATCATCCTAACCTTATCTAGGATGAGTAGGATTCTAGAATTTAACATAGATGATTCAACTGTAACTGTAGAGGCCGGTATCACTCTATCAGAGCTCGAGAACTGGCTGAACTCTAGAGGTTATACTATTAGACATGTGCCGCAATCATTTCACCTAGCCACTGTTGGAGGCTGCATAGCTACTCTATGCTCTGGCCAGTACAGCACAGGCTATGGAAGTATAGAGGATATTACCGTGAACCTAGAAGTTGTACTCCCATCAGGTGATATTATATGGACTAGAAGTATTACAACTCCTAGATCATCTATGGGTCCTGACTTAAAACACCTATTCATAGGCTCTGAGGGAGCCTATGGTATAGTGACTAAGGCTGTACTCAGAGTCCTTCCAATACCTAGACACAGGGTTGAGGCATCATTTGAGATCTCAAGCTTTGAGAAGGGGCTTAGCATTGTTAGAGAGTTGATTATTAGAGGTTTAACACCCGCACTAGCAAGATTATCAGATGATGTTGAGTCTACCATTAGGTTTGGGAGAGGGAAGCCTGTGCTACTGATAGTATACGAGTCTAGCTATGAAGATATACTAGACGTGCTATGGGGTAGAGCTAGAGAGATTATAGAATCTACTGGTGGAGAATACGTCGGAGACGAGCCCTATAAGAAGTGGCTCTCCTCAAGGTTCAACTACGAGGATGATATAAAGCTAATAGATTCTATGGGACTATGGTTTGAGACTCTAGACATTGCAGCCACATGGTCTAAACTTCCACAGGTATATAGGAATATCAAGAAAACCCTAGAAAAAGTTAGTGAGGGTCTTATAGTGATGACTCACGCATCACATTTCTACACTACTGGAGCAGCACTGTACTATACAATACTTTACAAGAGAGATCCAGATCTCTACTGGAGCATAGTAGAAGCATTTATGAAAGCTACACTAGAATCTGGAGCAACACTAAGCCATCACCATGGGGTTGGGTTGCTTAAGAGAAGATGGCTAAAAGTAGATCCCGGTCAATCAATGGTGATACTAAGCAGCATAAAGAAAGCCTTAGATCCTAAGAATATATTAAACTCTAACATAACGGCAGTACAATAGCCTAGTAGAGAGAAGCCTCACACTACCCCAGATACATACACATCCCATCTCACAGGGTTCAACCTTTATATGGTTTAACACATATCACCTTCTCCGGATCCTAGATGCCATCTATAGAAGATAGATGGGAGATCTAATGATAATACTGTTTGAGTAAATGTGTGTTAGAGTTGAACCTCTTCACAAGAGTAGTGAGGATAGAAGATTTGGCGAATACCTCTTCTAATCTTAGCGTGAGGATATATGTGTAGATAATAGATTCTATAAGCATGTGGGAAGAGATCGAGTTCTTTTTTCAACAGATCTTTAAACTGTTGCTACCAAGGTTACGTAACCCACTCTTTATTATCTTATAGCTGCTATAGTATCCTGGTGATATACCTGATAAGAGTGTCTACCAGTCAAATTAAGATTCTCCCTATATTAATTTTAACGCTATTAATAGTTGCAATACCAAGTGCTATGATAAATGCGAAGGCTGAGGATAAAACCTATGTGTGGGGCTTTCCAGGTACTGCGAGAGGGAATCTCAATCCTTTCACCGCAGCTGGCATTGATGCCACTATAACAGGTCTTCTATTTTCAACAATGCTTTTCTTCCTAGCTCCCAACGGATCTCTAATACCATGGGCTGCAAGTTCATGGGAGTTTAAATCTTCTGGAAATTATACTGAAGTGTACTTCCGTATAAGAGATAATGCTTTCTGGAGCAATGGAAAACCTCTTACAGCTGATGATTATATCTTTACTTGGAAGACATTGTATCTGCCTTTCAACAGAACACTTGATCCTCTTGGGATATGGAGGTATGTTGTAAGCGTAGATAAGATCGATGATAAAACCATTAGATTCACACTAAATAGAAATAATACCATGGTATTTGCTGGAATAAGCACGAGAATAGCAGTTCCAGCAGATGTGTGGAGTAGCATAGTAGCTAATATGAGCGAGAGTGACTTCTCAAGATTCGTAGTTAAACCAGGAGACCCTGCTCTTAGCGTCACTCTAGGACCTTTCACTCTAGAATACTACGATCCTCAAAGCCTAATCATCTTAAAAGCTAATCCTAGATTCTTCATGGGAGCTCCGAAGATAGACTACTTCAGAATAAGAATCTACACATCAACACAGGCACTTATACCAGCTATAATCAAAGGAGATATAGACTCAGCATATTTCTCTCCAACAGATGTACCTACAGTACTCGGAGTGCCAGGAATCAAAGTTGAGCCTATGCCATGGTCCAACAATATATTCTATCTCTGGACGAACAATCAAGTGTATCCGACAAACTTAAAAGAATTTAGAATAGCCCTCTCCCTCGCCATCAACAGAAGTGCTCTAGCAGAGAGAGCCGGAGCAGGATATGGAATTCCAAGATATAACTTCATACCACCCGTAGCAGAGAGCGCGTGGTTGAGTGAAAAAGCTAATGGAACCAATACCATGTATGATCCTAATAAAGCGAACGAAATACTAGACTCGCTAGGGTTTAAGAAGGGTGGTGATGGGATTAGGGTGACTCCTAATGGAACCAGACTCTCCTTCGAGCTTAATGTACCTTCTATAAGCGACTGGCTTACGGCGGCTCAGCTTATTGCATCAGATCTTCAGAAGATAGGTATTGAGGTTAATATAAGACTTGTAGCTCTCTCGACATATGTTGATATAAGAAATAGAGGTGCCTTCACGCTATTCTTCGGATCAAGAATATACAGTCTAATGATGGTTTTCGACCCCGCAGCATACCTATTCTATCCTGTCTTCCACACGAAATCCACAGCACCTATAGGTCAGCCGACGCCTGGGACTAACTGGGCTAGGGTTTCTGACCCTAATCTAGATAATCTCATAGATCAAGCCATGCAAACAGATGATCCAGTGATCTATAAGAGGGCTATAGATGAGATCCAAGAATATTTGCATGAGACAATGCCTATAATACCTCTCTACAGCATATATGATATCAAAGTCTATAGAGCAGATAGAATAGAAGGAATACAAACAGGACTTCAAACAGTAGACACACTACTATCTATTAGAGTGATATCAGCCGAGACACAGACACCACAACCTACACAGACACAAACAGCTACACAGACAGTGACAGCTACAGAAGTGGCAACCCAGGTTCAGACGCAGATAGTGACTGTTCCTCAGCAGGCTCCTCAGCAGGGCCTTGGAACTGATTTCATAATTCTCACAGTGATAGTAGTGCTCGTTATAGTTCTAGGATTATTAGCGCTCTTGAGGATGAAAAGGTAATGCAGGTATCCGCTAGATATATCGTTAAAAGAGGTTTCAACACGCTTATAGTGATCTTTGCCTCAATGATAATAGCTTTTTTAATCCCCAGAATAGCTCCCGGAGATCCTGTGGATCTTCTTCAGCAGACTTATGGTCTTTCAAACGAAGAAGCTGAGGCTATAAGAGAGAGACTAGGGCTTAGAGGAGGTCTTCTGGATCAGTTTACAACCTATTTCACACATCTTCTCAGAGGAGATCTAGGTGTTTCATATTCTTACAATATGAGACCTGTTATAGATGTTATTGGAATGGCTCTTCCATGGAGTCTCTTTCTACTCACATTATCTATATCTATCAGGGTTGTTCTAGGAGTATTATTAGGAATGATCTCAGCAGTTAAGCAGGGTAGCAAGCTAGACACATTTATATCAAGCTTCATGTCTCTGGTTCTCGCAACACCATATTTTCTCATAGCCTTATTCTTCCTCTACATATTCAGTGTCCAGCTCAGGATCTTCCCGTTGTCACATGCTTACAGC includes these proteins:
- a CDS encoding ABC transporter permease, with product MQVSARYIVKRGFNTLIVIFASMIIAFLIPRIAPGDPVDLLQQTYGLSNEEAEAIRERLGLRGGLLDQFTTYFTHLLRGDLGVSYSYNMRPVIDVIGMALPWSLFLLTLSISIRVVLGVLLGMISAVKQGSKLDTFISSFMSLVLATPYFLIALFFLYIFSVQLRIFPLSHAYSYEAALKGFSLDYIGDVMYHATLPMITIVVNGLPSTYYVMKNNMILLLREDFVSALRAIGLRESKVMRAVARNAILPVVTSTAISFGYMVVGAVIAETIFSYPGMGYVFINAILNKDYPLIQGVFLLLAITISLANFISDILYAILDPRVRLG
- a CDS encoding FAD-binding oxidoreductase, which translates into the protein MGFEDFLRDVTGSLGDDIILADIDRYSRDWWPLAMLLDKLKAWSARPLAVLAPRSVYEVSYIVKKAGEHGICIIPHGGGSSVTGASAPRSECIILTLSRMSRILEFNIDDSTVTVEAGITLSELENWLNSRGYTIRHVPQSFHLATVGGCIATLCSGQYSTGYGSIEDITVNLEVVLPSGDIIWTRSITTPRSSMGPDLKHLFIGSEGAYGIVTKAVLRVLPIPRHRVEASFEISSFEKGLSIVRELIIRGLTPALARLSDDVESTIRFGRGKPVLLIVYESSYEDILDVLWGRAREIIESTGGEYVGDEPYKKWLSSRFNYEDDIKLIDSMGLWFETLDIAATWSKLPQVYRNIKKTLEKVSEGLIVMTHASHFYTTGAALYYTILYKRDPDLYWSIVEAFMKATLESGATLSHHHGVGLLKRRWLKVDPGQSMVILSSIKKALDPKNILNSNITAVQ
- a CDS encoding NAD(P)-binding protein — protein: MKLKSREPEFHIIGAGLSGLSLARHLMDRGFNVRVSETRDRIGGISVLDSEVIGLIEKIGSEVDVSLQATAIRLGGSTAIVSSRGVETVSRGVVATGFRTATPIELGIVGERPSGIYPFHVALDLIISGLSPGRIIAVYGVNRYSMLMAEKLSEYGRKVYIIDPSSTEKIITRNLEVVRGKVRVLKGPHRLSEIKLDRGVLKADTLIISIFKPWNPFTELLPVGHAVLEVYNPKALLEASRLLAVNLGCEDHTYRRVKAEGGVQVFPETLTPCLRELLVIKSGGGRIEVNGKIYSISGEYSIVRISEDSGDLRVRVL
- a CDS encoding FGGY family carbohydrate kinase, whose translation is MKYGVVDIGGTGVKISVYNDEFRRVDHTKIRIPIKTASGDSIEHDAMRIREALFHGFRWLREREVRLAGIATYRASILAWDREGNPLTNIITWMDRRSKSIILKPLYRMLRHVPLLNRILRADSPAVRIRWLLDSNPDIRMRVERGEAYVGTLSSYIAYLLSSRYINDASNEALTGLINPRRFKRLWLVYDVLGIPRSIDPEIIDNISYIGSAEDVDVGVLIADQQASIIGSSCLTTECLKITGGTGIFVDAVTRDLIMPGKALIPLVVYRFRGETLYAIEGFTPSGGSIIEWLVGVGILGSVEDLDRVIDEARNSVVFIPSLSALDYPSRRGEATGLIYKLSHDTSRSDIVRGALEGIILVVASIIDSVERAAGRREIIRADGGLSNSISYLKLLASVCNRRIERIRGVDGTGRGVALLLAVYDGRLKIRDLEKLSDIDYVAEPGYLDLKIDTSMWREALGWGSRTS
- a CDS encoding ABC transporter substrate-binding protein, translating into MINAKAEDKTYVWGFPGTARGNLNPFTAAGIDATITGLLFSTMLFFLAPNGSLIPWAASSWEFKSSGNYTEVYFRIRDNAFWSNGKPLTADDYIFTWKTLYLPFNRTLDPLGIWRYVVSVDKIDDKTIRFTLNRNNTMVFAGISTRIAVPADVWSSIVANMSESDFSRFVVKPGDPALSVTLGPFTLEYYDPQSLIILKANPRFFMGAPKIDYFRIRIYTSTQALIPAIIKGDIDSAYFSPTDVPTVLGVPGIKVEPMPWSNNIFYLWTNNQVYPTNLKEFRIALSLAINRSALAERAGAGYGIPRYNFIPPVAESAWLSEKANGTNTMYDPNKANEILDSLGFKKGGDGIRVTPNGTRLSFELNVPSISDWLTAAQLIASDLQKIGIEVNIRLVALSTYVDIRNRGAFTLFFGSRIYSLMMVFDPAAYLFYPVFHTKSTAPIGQPTPGTNWARVSDPNLDNLIDQAMQTDDPVIYKRAIDEIQEYLHETMPIIPLYSIYDIKVYRADRIEGIQTGLQTVDTLLSIRVISAETQTPQPTQTQTATQTVTATEVATQVQTQIVTVPQQAPQQGLGTDFIILTVIVVLVIVLGLLALLRMKR
- a CDS encoding FAD-dependent oxidoreductase, translating into MRDLRELGRVEPKIYDVAIIGAGVIGLLVAYELSKFDLSIVLVEKEAEAGFGVSKGHAGVIHVIQPPFNSLKSVLALYGNRLYDKISRELKVGMIRLPALLVARSRAQLALIPVIYSILKLVYGVRGFKVSIVAGKKLRLIEPNVVGYAAIMVEGYGVIDSFELVYRLLDECRARGVDLLFNTEARGFRFEGDDIIVIETSRGSIKARYVVNSTGLNSDILASKTGESERIEPFLGVMLVFDKLQVRSIVTPLPSLKPTRTKGGGVIPTVWGNTIWGPSFTPIISRENREVRAEDVLYVIRKFKRLVRVKGRLIKVYSGIRPSAVSGDFSISYSPLTKRIINLVGIESPGLTAAPAIALIVSKMLRDAGLKLMATKKVLHRTEPTLSTRVKLALDPSNISGYDGVIICPCMKVSLADVTEAIRRGASTLDGIMFRTKLGMGSCQGLHCVGRAITILQKLTGASPRSLTKNTSGSWLVEELRVDEIEK